In Chlorocebus sabaeus isolate Y175 chromosome 11, mChlSab1.0.hap1, whole genome shotgun sequence, one DNA window encodes the following:
- the GSG1 gene encoding germ cell-specific gene 1 protein isoform X5 produces the protein MSDSSQLTQNVCLTQEGSLRLSFFPFICIILVAKIWSPVKAQ, from the exons ATGAGCGATTCCTCTCAACTGACTCAAAATGTTTGCCTCACCCAGGAG GGCTCCCTACgcctctccttttttcctttcatctgtATTATTCTTGTTGCCAAAATCTGGAGCCCGGTAAAGGCTCAGTAG